The DNA region TATATATAGTCAGATATTCCTTAAATATATTTTATATTAAGCCTTTTATGATGTTAAAATAAAGATGATGAAAGGAGTGTTTCCATGATTCAGGCTATTTCAAGAGTCACATTGACCCAGTCTATTTTAGACGAGATGCTGAAACTAATAAAAGATGGAGCATGGGAGCCCGGCGGCAAGATCCCCAGTGAAAATGAGCTTGCATCGGCATTTTCCGTCAGCAGGAATTCAATAAGGGAAGCCGTTAAAATCTTGAATAATATGAACGTCCTCACCTCCTGCCCGGGGCAGGGAACCTTCCTTGCGGAGGACGCGATAAGCCGCATCCTCTCGCTTGAGGTGATAGATATCGGCTACAGGAACGCCTCCGTAATGGAGATATATGAGATACGCACCCTGCTGGAATCGCAGAGCGTCTATTGGGCGGCCCTGCGGGTGACGGAGGGCGACATCGGCGAGTTAAACGAACTCCTGCGGATGAGCCGCTGCGCCGAGAGCTGCGACATCGCCGAACAAAACAGGATACATTACCTCTTCCACGACACAGTCATCCGTATGAGTAAGAATTCCTTGCTGCTGCATATGCTTTCATCAATAAAGGCTGAAATAGACGCGCACCACGCGAGTTTTGACAATCTGCCTCCGGCGGACATCACCAATCTCATCAACGATCAGGAAAAGGTCATAACCGCCATCCTGAATAAAAGGCCGGAAGAGGCGCGGCTGGCCATGATCTCTCATCTCGAAAGAGCGATGAGGCTTATAAAATAGTCTTTAAGATATCTGCGGTCTGAAATACCGCGAGACCACCGGAATGGAGGAATATAAATGGCTGCGATCGAAGAAAAGGCGGCGGCGCTGCTCGAAAGATGCGAGGTCTTGTCGCTCGCGTCAATAAACGAGGACGGCTTCCCGCGGATCTGCGTGATGAGCAAGGCAGGAAATGAAGGAATGAGAAGGGTGTTTTTCGCTACGGGGACGAGTTCGCGCAAGACGGCCCACTTTATGAAAAACCCCAAGGCCGGAGTCTCATACGGCGATGAAAAAGACAGCGTCACCATGACGGGAACGATAAAGATCGTGGAGGACGAGGGCTTCAAAAAAAGCCTGTGGAAGGACTGGTACACAGCGCATTTCCCCGGCGGGCCGGAGGACCCTG from Cloacibacillus sp. includes:
- a CDS encoding FadR/GntR family transcriptional regulator, translated to MIQAISRVTLTQSILDEMLKLIKDGAWEPGGKIPSENELASAFSVSRNSIREAVKILNNMNVLTSCPGQGTFLAEDAISRILSLEVIDIGYRNASVMEIYEIRTLLESQSVYWAALRVTEGDIGELNELLRMSRCAESCDIAEQNRIHYLFHDTVIRMSKNSLLLHMLSSIKAEIDAHHASFDNLPPADITNLINDQEKVITAILNKRPEEARLAMISHLERAMRLIK